The Burkholderia mayonis DNA window GCCGGGCTGCCGCTGTTGCCCGGCGTGATGACGCCGACCGACATCATCGTCGCGCTCGAGCTCGGCTACGAGATCGTCAAGTTCTTCCCCGCGCAGCAGGCGGGTGGCGTGCCGATGCTGCAGGCGTTTCACGGCCCGTTCCCGACGCTCAAGTTCTGCCCGACGGGCGGCATCACCGCCGAGACCGCGCCCAACTTCCTGAAGCTGCCGAATGTCGTGTGCGTCGGCGGCTCGTGGCTGACGCCGAAGGCGGCGCTCGCCGCGCAGGACTGGGCGGAGGTCACGCGCCTCGCGCAGGCCGCAAGCAGCCTCGCACGCTGAACGCAATCGAGTGGGCGCGCGCGGAAACCCTCGAATGAAACAATCGATCTGGTTGTTTTTCGAGGGTTTTTGCTTATGGAACCGGTTCTATCGCAGCCCGTTAAACAAAAGTAAAATTCAGCGTCCTGACGGGCGGGCGACCGCCTCGTTTCGGAGACCTGCATAGCCGGACGGCGGCTCGCCGCGTCCGGCCCGATAATCCCAAGGAGGAGTGCTACATGGGGGCTGTCCAAGGCAGCATGCTGCTGATTTACACCGTGATCGCGATCGCGGTGCTGATCCTGATGATCGCGCGCTACAAGGTCTATCCGTTCCTCGTGCTCATCATCGTGTCGCTCGGTCTCGGCCTCGTGGTCGGCATGCCGATGGACAAGATCGTGAAATCGTTCGAAGCGGGGACGGGCGGCACGCTCGGCCATATCGCGATCGTCGTCGGTCTCGGCACGATGCTCGGCAAGATGATGGCCGAGTCGGGCGGCGCCGAACGGATCGCGACCACGCTGATCGACTGGTTCGGCGAGAAGAACATTCATTGGGCGATGATGTTCGTCGCGATCATCGTCGGCCTGCCGGTCTTCTTCGAAGTCGGCTTCGTGCTGCTGATCCCGATCGCGTTCAACGTCGCGAAGCGCACCGGCAAGTCGCTCCTCGTCGTCGGCCTGCCGATGGTCGCGGGCCTGTCCGTCGTGCACGGCCTGATTCCGCCGCACCCGGCGGCGCTCCTCGCCGTCCAGCAATACGGCGCCGACATCGGCAAGACGATCGCGTACGGCCTCATCGTCGGCGTGCCGACCGCGATCGTCGCCGGTCCGCTCTTCGCGCTCACGA harbors:
- the eda gene encoding bifunctional 4-hydroxy-2-oxoglutarate aldolase/2-dehydro-3-deoxy-phosphogluconate aldolase, giving the protein MKTISEIVKLGPVIPVLAFDSAEQGEQVSRALHAGGVKVLEITLRTAAGLEAIRRASELADDIVVGVGTITKPEQCAFAKQAGAKFGVSPGLTREMHQAAVDAGLPLLPGVMTPTDIIVALELGYEIVKFFPAQQAGGVPMLQAFHGPFPTLKFCPTGGITAETAPNFLKLPNVVCVGGSWLTPKAALAAQDWAEVTRLAQAASSLAR